A window of the Butyricimonas faecalis genome harbors these coding sequences:
- a CDS encoding MutS-related protein → MQQPKEYYQTQIAHLIILLKKHKQQRNGITLAKVTLFLLAIYFIYTFANTGFTPYLVAFIAAIILFVITNIFETKLLKKIQFLHKLEECSRVELEYLAGNFKNLPTGEEYKDPTHPYAHDLDIFGEDSLFQSVNRTVTPHGKEKLREWLLHPLKCKQTILERQQAVEEFARHPEWCHVFRAKGNSQRMTHVDMQQIEQWQQEQVGLPRWTLPFLYILPALTVSAWILYIASVLTLNIPLFLSCVSLFCSYLPAQKTLRTHMRLDEFTRSFSNLHELIGHFSSFTCFSVKLQTLHQQLFNETYNADEALRSLHKIQESFDQRSNVVVAMFMNGLFMRELHLIQRLVTWKRHYANAIPIWVEITGELDVLVSLANYKYNHPDFIHPTPGDNLLLRGTSIGHPLLPANECVTNDFEVARLHEFHIITGANMAGKSTFLRAIGVNLVLACCGAVVRAESFEFQPMALFTSMRTVDNLAKGTSYFHAELLRLQQLVHMAQQEERLFIILDEILKGTNSRDKLNGSRRFLQKLLTLPVAGLVATHDLELGELANTLPDNFFNRCFEITHTDDDIAYDYKLKPGISQNMNASILLEKMKLV, encoded by the coding sequence ATGCAACAACCAAAAGAATACTATCAAACACAAATAGCACACCTTATCATACTCCTGAAAAAACACAAGCAACAACGAAATGGAATCACGCTCGCGAAAGTGACCTTGTTCTTGTTAGCCATATATTTCATATATACTTTCGCGAACACGGGATTCACGCCTTATCTCGTAGCTTTTATTGCAGCTATTATACTATTCGTCATCACGAATATATTCGAAACCAAGTTATTAAAAAAGATACAATTCCTACATAAACTTGAAGAATGTTCCCGTGTAGAGTTAGAGTATCTTGCAGGAAACTTTAAAAATCTCCCGACAGGTGAAGAATACAAAGACCCGACCCACCCTTACGCTCACGATCTTGATATATTCGGGGAAGATTCCCTTTTCCAATCCGTCAACCGCACGGTTACCCCTCACGGGAAAGAAAAGTTACGGGAATGGTTGCTCCACCCGCTAAAATGCAAACAAACCATCCTTGAACGCCAACAAGCCGTTGAAGAATTTGCCCGCCATCCGGAATGGTGTCACGTTTTCCGGGCTAAGGGCAACAGCCAGCGCATGACCCATGTGGACATGCAACAAATCGAACAATGGCAACAAGAACAAGTCGGGCTACCTCGCTGGACTCTCCCCTTCCTGTATATACTGCCGGCATTGACGGTCTCGGCTTGGATATTATACATTGCCTCCGTACTCACATTGAACATCCCGTTATTCCTCTCCTGCGTGTCTCTTTTTTGTAGCTACCTACCGGCTCAAAAAACATTGCGGACGCACATGCGACTGGATGAATTCACCCGTTCATTCAGCAACCTGCACGAACTGATCGGACACTTTTCCTCGTTTACCTGTTTCTCCGTCAAATTACAAACATTACATCAACAACTGTTCAACGAAACATACAACGCGGACGAGGCCCTACGTTCCCTGCATAAAATACAGGAAAGTTTCGACCAACGCTCCAACGTGGTGGTTGCCATGTTCATGAACGGGCTTTTCATGCGGGAATTACACCTCATTCAGCGTCTTGTAACCTGGAAACGTCATTACGCCAATGCCATCCCGATCTGGGTGGAAATCACGGGTGAACTCGACGTGCTGGTCAGCTTGGCCAACTACAAGTATAACCACCCCGATTTCATCCATCCCACTCCCGGTGACAACCTGCTTTTACGAGGTACATCAATCGGGCATCCCCTCCTACCTGCTAATGAATGCGTAACCAATGATTTTGAGGTCGCCCGGTTACACGAATTCCATATTATCACGGGAGCGAACATGGCCGGAAAATCCACCTTTCTGCGTGCAATCGGGGTAAATCTCGTACTTGCCTGTTGCGGGGCTGTTGTTCGGGCTGAAAGTTTTGAATTCCAACCCATGGCCCTCTTTACCAGCATGCGCACCGTTGACAATTTAGCCAAAGGAACCTCTTATTTCCATGCCGAATTGCTCCGCCTGCAACAACTTGTTCACATGGCACAACAGGAAGAACGCCTGTTTATCATTTTGGACGAAATACTGAAAGGCACGAACTCCCGGGACAAATTAAACGGTTCCCGTCGTTTCCTTCAAAAATTACTCACGCTACCTGTTGCCGGACTTGTTGCCACGCATGACCTCGAACTGGGAGAACTCGCCAACACGCTGCCGGACAATTTCTTCAACCGATGTTTCGAAATCACGCACACGGATGACGACATTGCCTACGACTATAAACTGAAACCCGGTATCAGTCAGAACATGAATGCCTCCATCCTGCTTGAAAAAATGAAACTCGTGTAA
- a CDS encoding glutamine synthetase family protein: protein MNSKYALNPHALVRFLEKDAKDFTKEDIIRYVTENGIEMINFRYPGADGRLKTLNFIINSLEHLDNILTSGERVDGSSLFPYIEAGSSDLYVLPRYRTAFLNPFSEIPAVDILCSFYTKDGKPLELSPEYTMRKAHEALKRVTGMEYEVMGELEYYVVSEKEDLFLASDQKGYHESTPFNKGRDLRTLAMKYIAGTGGLIKYGHSEVGNFTKGDLMYEQNEIEFLPTKMEDAADQLIIAKWILRTLAYQFGVDLTFAPKITVGKAGSGLHIHTRLKKGDKNMMIENGKLTDHALKAIAGYLDLAPSLTAFGNTNPTSYFRLVPHQEAPTNICWGDRNRSVLVRVPLGWTSGASDMLRDANPLEKVEDRDFSGKQTVEFRCPDGSADVYLLIAGLAVAARHGFEMENALQYAKDRYVDVNIFDEANKKVADRLSHLPSSCYDSALCLEKQRANFEKYGVFAPGLIDGLIAALKKFDDKTLRQDLGNDEAKIMELVHKYFYCG, encoded by the coding sequence ATGAATTCAAAATATGCATTGAATCCTCATGCTTTAGTTCGTTTCTTAGAGAAAGATGCTAAAGATTTTACTAAGGAAGACATCATTCGTTACGTGACGGAGAATGGGATTGAGATGATCAATTTTAGATATCCCGGAGCGGACGGACGATTAAAAACATTGAATTTTATTATCAATAGTCTCGAGCATCTGGATAATATCTTGACGAGTGGTGAGCGGGTGGATGGTTCCAGTCTATTCCCGTATATTGAAGCGGGTTCAAGTGACTTGTATGTATTGCCCCGGTATCGCACGGCTTTCCTGAATCCATTCAGCGAGATTCCGGCGGTAGATATCCTTTGTAGTTTTTACACGAAGGACGGGAAACCGTTGGAGTTGTCACCGGAGTACACGATGCGGAAGGCTCATGAGGCTCTAAAGCGAGTGACGGGAATGGAGTACGAGGTCATGGGAGAATTGGAGTATTACGTGGTGAGTGAAAAAGAGGATTTGTTCCTGGCTTCTGATCAAAAAGGGTATCATGAATCTACTCCGTTTAATAAAGGACGGGATTTGCGCACGTTGGCAATGAAGTATATTGCCGGAACCGGAGGATTGATTAAATACGGGCATTCCGAGGTGGGTAATTTCACGAAAGGAGATTTGATGTACGAACAGAACGAGATCGAATTCCTGCCCACGAAGATGGAAGATGCTGCCGACCAGTTAATCATTGCCAAGTGGATTTTGAGAACATTGGCTTACCAGTTTGGCGTAGATTTGACATTTGCCCCGAAAATCACGGTTGGTAAAGCCGGGAGTGGATTGCATATCCATACCCGTTTGAAAAAGGGGGATAAGAATATGATGATCGAGAATGGCAAGCTAACGGATCACGCGCTCAAAGCCATTGCCGGATATTTGGATTTGGCACCCTCGTTAACGGCTTTCGGAAACACGAACCCGACCTCCTATTTCCGTCTGGTACCTCATCAAGAGGCTCCCACGAATATTTGCTGGGGTGATCGTAATCGTTCGGTTTTGGTACGCGTGCCGTTGGGATGGACGAGTGGCGCGAGTGATATGTTACGCGATGCGAACCCCTTGGAAAAAGTGGAAGATCGGGATTTTAGCGGTAAGCAGACGGTGGAATTCCGTTGTCCGGATGGCTCGGCCGATGTGTACCTGTTGATTGCCGGATTGGCGGTTGCCGCACGTCATGGGTTTGAAATGGAGAATGCCTTGCAATACGCGAAAGACCGTTATGTCGATGTTAACATATTTGATGAGGCGAACAAGAAAGTCGCTGATCGCTTGAGTCATTTACCGTCGTCTTGTTATGATTCCGCGTTATGTCTGGAAAAACAACGTGCAAATTTCGAAAAGTACGGGGTGTTTGCTCCCGGCTTGATTGATGGTTTAATTGCCGCTTTGAAGAAGTTTGATGATAAAACGTTACGTCAGGATTTAGGAAATGATGAGGCGAAGATCATGGAACTCGTACATAAATACTTCTATTGCGGATAA
- a CDS encoding ROK family protein, with translation MYQFDKRIVMTLDAGGTNFVFSAIRSNEEIVEPITLPSNGDNLEKCLETMVTGFSAIKLKLPEEPVAISFAFPGPSDYVNGIIGDLKNLPAFQGGVALGAFLKNKFNIPVFINNDGDLFAYGEALAGALPEVNRMLRDAGKNKVYKNLIGITLGTGFGGGVVRDGELFLGDNGAAAEVWVLRDKRQPIYGVEEGISIRAIKREYASLSGDTRKLTPKDIFEIAEGNLEGNPTAAREAFDRAGEVLGEAIASMNAVVDGIVVIGGGIIAARKYLMPAVMRELNGTLEMYEGAPADRMEMKAFFLDDPGDCAAFLTPTSRRIVVPGTTETVEYDPVKRMGVITTKLGTSRAIAFGAYAFALNELDK, from the coding sequence ATGTATCAGTTTGATAAAAGAATAGTGATGACCTTGGATGCCGGAGGAACGAATTTCGTGTTCTCGGCCATCCGGTCTAATGAAGAAATTGTGGAGCCGATCACGTTGCCTTCCAATGGAGATAATTTGGAAAAATGCCTGGAAACGATGGTTACGGGGTTTTCTGCCATTAAATTGAAGTTACCGGAAGAACCCGTGGCAATCAGTTTCGCGTTTCCCGGTCCATCGGATTACGTGAACGGGATTATCGGGGACTTGAAGAACTTGCCGGCTTTTCAGGGAGGTGTGGCATTGGGTGCTTTTTTGAAAAACAAATTTAATATTCCGGTGTTTATTAATAATGACGGGGATCTGTTTGCTTACGGGGAGGCATTGGCAGGTGCCTTACCGGAGGTGAATCGTATGTTGCGTGACGCGGGAAAAAATAAGGTGTATAAGAATTTGATCGGGATTACTCTAGGTACCGGATTCGGTGGCGGTGTGGTTCGTGACGGGGAACTTTTCTTGGGTGATAACGGTGCTGCAGCCGAAGTGTGGGTGTTGCGGGATAAACGCCAACCGATTTACGGGGTTGAGGAGGGTATTTCGATCCGGGCGATCAAAAGAGAATATGCCTCTTTGTCTGGAGATACGCGAAAGTTGACCCCGAAAGATATTTTTGAGATTGCAGAAGGGAATTTGGAGGGGAATCCGACGGCCGCCAGAGAAGCTTTTGATCGTGCGGGAGAGGTGTTGGGAGAGGCTATTGCCTCGATGAATGCCGTGGTAGATGGCATCGTGGTGATTGGTGGGGGAATTATTGCTGCCCGTAAATATTTGATGCCGGCCGTGATGCGCGAACTGAACGGAACCTTGGAAATGTACGAGGGGGCTCCGGCAGACAGGATGGAAATGAAAGCTTTTTTCTTGGATGATCCGGGAGATTGTGCGGCTTTTTTGACTCCTACTTCTAGGCGTATTGTTGTACCCGGAACAACGGAAACAGTCGAGTATGATCCCGTGAAACGCATGGGTGTGATCACAACGAAGTTAGGAACAAGCAGGGCTATCGCTTTCGGTGCTTACGCTTTTGCTTTGAACGAGTTGGATAAATAG
- a CDS encoding MFS transporter, with translation MKESSTSVKALLPVLFGFFIMGFCDVVGIATSYVKVDFELSETVAGFLPSMVFLWFLLLAVPAAIFMNRIGRKKTVLMSMLVTIVGMIIPFVDYNLYTCLMAFALLGIGNTILQVSLNPLLTNVVKGNVLASSLTAGQVLKAVSSFCGPYIAAFAATELGNWQYLFPIFALLTLISMGWLMFARIHEEAPEQSTSSWSATFGLLKDRTILLLFLGIVFVVGVDVGINTVAPKLLIERCSFNVTEAGGGSSVYFAFRTIGAFVGTFLLTRVSGNKYFRVNILVAIAAMIVLFFMSGQYSILALIALIGFTCSSIFSLIFSMAIQARPEKANEISGLMVTGIFGGAVIPPLMGYCTDLIGTQAGSLAVILGCMCYLLYCSVGIKTRK, from the coding sequence ATGAAAGAAAGTTCTACAAGTGTTAAGGCTTTATTGCCTGTATTGTTCGGTTTTTTTATCATGGGATTCTGTGACGTGGTGGGGATTGCCACCAGTTACGTGAAGGTTGATTTCGAGTTAAGCGAAACGGTTGCCGGATTCCTGCCTTCGATGGTATTTCTATGGTTTTTGTTATTGGCCGTTCCGGCAGCGATTTTCATGAACCGTATCGGTCGGAAAAAAACGGTATTGATGAGTATGCTGGTGACGATTGTGGGAATGATTATTCCTTTTGTTGATTATAACCTGTACACGTGTCTGATGGCTTTTGCCTTGTTGGGAATCGGTAATACCATATTGCAGGTGTCATTGAACCCGTTGCTGACGAACGTGGTGAAGGGAAACGTGTTGGCAAGTTCATTGACGGCAGGACAGGTGTTGAAAGCCGTTTCTTCTTTTTGTGGCCCGTATATCGCGGCATTTGCAGCAACCGAATTGGGGAATTGGCAATATTTGTTCCCGATTTTTGCGTTGTTGACCTTGATTTCAATGGGTTGGTTGATGTTTGCGCGTATTCATGAAGAAGCCCCTGAACAATCGACGTCTTCGTGGAGTGCAACGTTCGGGTTGTTGAAGGATAGGACAATATTGTTGCTTTTCTTGGGAATCGTGTTTGTCGTGGGAGTTGATGTTGGGATTAACACGGTGGCACCGAAATTGTTAATCGAGCGTTGCAGTTTTAATGTTACGGAAGCGGGAGGCGGATCGAGTGTTTATTTTGCATTCCGCACGATCGGTGCTTTCGTGGGTACATTCTTGTTGACGCGGGTTTCGGGTAACAAGTATTTCCGGGTGAACATTCTGGTCGCTATTGCTGCCATGATCGTGTTATTTTTCATGTCGGGACAATACTCTATTTTAGCATTGATCGCGTTGATCGGTTTCACGTGTTCCAGTATATTCTCGTTGATATTTTCCATGGCTATTCAAGCCCGTCCCGAGAAAGCTAACGAGATTTCCGGATTGATGGTAACAGGTATTTTCGGTGGTGCGGTAATCCCGCCATTGATGGGCTATTGTACCGATTTGATAGGCACGCAGGCAGGTTCACTTGCCGTGATCCTCGGTTGTATGTGTTATTTGTTGTATTGTTCGGTAGGAATTAAAACCCGGAAATGA
- a CDS encoding beta-N-acetylglucosaminidase, whose amino-acid sequence MRKLLLYIVCFFALQVKIMAQDIQVQPTPRQITVKGENMATPVTFRLEGEREANPRAVKLLKTFLGDRLSSKGLPLYLGEKGDRAVQSRKRQIPEQPEGYYLEINPKGITLAGNDERGTYYAVRTFMQLFRDNHLPQVEIRDYPDVRFRGVVEGFYGTPWSHEARLRQLRFYGENKLNTYIYGPKDDPYHSSPNWRKPYPAKDAARIAELVKVANENEVDFVWAIHPGLDIRWETSDRDSLMAKFEHMYDLGVRSFAVFFDDISGEGAKADRQVELLNYVDDHFVRVKPDVTPLIVCPTEYNKDWARPESGYLATIGTKLNPSVEVMWTGDRVISEITREGVEWIREQIKRPSYIWWNFPVSDYVRDHVLLGEVYGNGKDIAGSISGFVANPMEWAEASKLAIYCVADYTWNMQSYDRSRSWHRAIRAIMPENAEAFTVFARHNSDLGENVHRFRREESVEILPVAERFMKGYQEGRYDERDFLALQEEFERVAEAADLLLVDNENEALIEEITPWLHQFKILGDAGREALVMLKAEERGDRELFLRKYNHVKALRKRSYELERQFNQNPYQPGVKTGTTVLQPLVLGIFTEATERFNRKNGMDLPLLADYLPCKLTTNVPQLEHLPLQVYPNRVHLTPLLEVVKWPAGGYLQLELDDLYRIPGTRMNFDVKGDLSWGVMEVSVDGENWQVVTLTRDARGRLNGKWEDTPVKFVRFTNSGKDEQQVYLREFYVVFS is encoded by the coding sequence ATGAGAAAATTATTGTTATATATCGTCTGTTTCTTCGCGTTACAGGTGAAAATCATGGCTCAAGATATCCAGGTACAACCAACCCCTCGGCAAATAACCGTGAAGGGAGAAAATATGGCAACTCCCGTTACTTTCCGTCTGGAAGGAGAACGAGAAGCTAATCCGCGGGCGGTTAAATTACTGAAAACATTCTTGGGGGATCGCCTTTCATCGAAAGGACTGCCTTTGTACCTGGGAGAAAAGGGCGATAGGGCCGTGCAATCCCGGAAACGTCAGATTCCGGAGCAACCGGAAGGTTATTATTTGGAAATAAACCCCAAAGGGATCACGCTTGCGGGCAATGACGAGCGGGGAACGTACTATGCCGTGCGTACCTTCATGCAGTTGTTTCGAGATAATCATTTGCCTCAAGTTGAAATCCGGGATTATCCCGACGTTCGTTTCCGGGGCGTGGTCGAGGGATTTTATGGTACTCCTTGGAGCCATGAGGCCCGTTTGCGGCAACTGCGTTTTTACGGGGAGAATAAACTGAACACGTATATTTACGGGCCGAAAGACGATCCTTATCATAGTTCTCCCAACTGGCGAAAACCTTATCCGGCCAAGGACGCAGCCCGTATCGCGGAGTTGGTGAAGGTGGCAAACGAGAACGAGGTGGATTTCGTGTGGGCCATTCATCCGGGATTAGACATCCGTTGGGAAACTTCCGACCGTGACTCCCTGATGGCTAAATTTGAGCACATGTACGACTTGGGCGTGCGTTCTTTTGCTGTCTTTTTTGACGATATTTCCGGCGAGGGGGCAAAAGCCGACCGACAGGTGGAATTGTTGAATTACGTGGATGACCATTTCGTGCGGGTAAAGCCCGATGTAACGCCCTTAATCGTGTGTCCTACCGAGTATAATAAAGACTGGGCACGACCGGAAAGCGGGTATCTAGCCACGATCGGTACAAAATTGAACCCGTCCGTGGAAGTGATGTGGACGGGAGATCGAGTGATTTCCGAGATCACCAGGGAAGGAGTGGAATGGATTCGGGAACAGATCAAACGTCCCTCTTACATTTGGTGGAATTTCCCCGTGTCGGATTACGTGAGGGATCATGTATTGTTGGGCGAAGTGTATGGTAACGGGAAAGATATAGCCGGAAGTATTTCCGGTTTCGTGGCTAATCCCATGGAATGGGCGGAAGCATCCAAATTAGCCATATATTGCGTGGCGGATTATACGTGGAATATGCAATCGTACGATCGTTCTCGCTCATGGCACCGGGCAATTCGGGCCATCATGCCGGAAAACGCGGAGGCTTTTACCGTTTTCGCACGTCATAATTCAGATTTGGGGGAGAACGTGCATCGTTTCCGTCGGGAGGAATCCGTGGAGATTCTGCCTGTGGCAGAGCGTTTCATGAAGGGATATCAAGAAGGCCGTTATGACGAGCGGGATTTTCTTGCTTTGCAGGAAGAGTTCGAGCGTGTAGCCGAGGCCGCTGATTTGTTGCTGGTTGATAACGAGAACGAGGCATTGATTGAAGAAATAACTCCGTGGTTACATCAGTTCAAAATATTGGGGGACGCGGGACGAGAGGCGTTGGTCATGTTGAAAGCCGAGGAACGTGGAGATCGTGAACTTTTCCTGCGGAAATATAATCATGTAAAAGCCCTGCGTAAAAGAAGTTACGAGCTGGAAAGGCAGTTTAATCAAAATCCTTATCAACCGGGAGTGAAGACCGGGACGACGGTACTTCAACCCTTGGTGTTGGGTATTTTCACGGAGGCCACAGAACGATTTAATCGTAAAAATGGGATGGATTTGCCTTTACTGGCTGATTATTTGCCCTGCAAGCTGACCACGAATGTGCCGCAATTGGAACACCTCCCCTTACAGGTATATCCCAATCGGGTTCACTTGACACCTTTGCTGGAAGTCGTGAAATGGCCCGCCGGGGGATATCTGCAACTGGAGTTGGATGATCTCTACCGGATTCCTGGTACCCGTATGAATTTTGACGTGAAAGGGGATCTTTCTTGGGGTGTCATGGAAGTGTCTGTCGATGGCGAGAATTGGCAGGTGGTGACACTGACCCGTGATGCTCGTGGTCGGTTGAACGGCAAATGGGAGGATACTCCCGTGAAATTTGTCCGTTTCACGAACTCGGGAAAGGATGAACAGCAGGTATATTTGCGGGAATTCTACGTGGTATTCAGTTAA
- a CDS encoding transglutaminase-like domain-containing protein — MIYNNAKIKYMGLFDKLRGEFIDIIEFLDNTQDTIVYRFERYGNEIKNNAKLIVRAGQIFLLLTISLLYACEEKHFITDATYRKMVEEDFQKKQEIFGKTPGDLFAIFDSSMTVKEREALMFLYAYSPLIDISFSGGEFFLKNVRLSFRAQEEMPWGKAVPEEIFRHFVLPVRGGKENLDSARVVFYEELKERVAACGSMEKAALEVNHWCHEHVIYKPTNARTSSPLATKQRAYGRCGEESVFTLAALRAVGIPARQIYTPRWAHCDDNHAWIEVWIDGEWKYLGACEPEPRLNIAWFTLPVQRALYVEAEVFGKYAGGKKYLYENGNFKIWGKDGGEGEEIVSVGDNSTIVNVTSHYTDSGQKRVMQTGILHLEVNAREVRNRKTVVQILDEKKQPVEHAKVEYKIFNYGEFYPVVTLYSDEQGETVLTLAQGDLLVWATKGEQFGFARFPVSRQDTLVITLDKKTGDAFSGQFSLVPPEQRDIKALTTAEERAVNDRRFVHEDSLRNAYIATFMTTKRAREIADELKIDTARFTRYVKMARGNDSEIEKLFRQAPDKELAMRLLDVVTEKDLQDTPADVWLAHLVQQGDGIDNEMFQKYVLNPRIQNELITAYREPIKAAFGSESLEGMKSSDLVERIMHRVGEYRVTAYPVKVPTPPVGVLRAGITDALSRDIFFVAVCRTYFIPARLSPISGKPEYYIAGDWHTADFSTEKFVPRGKLMLHYAGKPVRDPKYFLNFTIGKMENGRVRTIDLGSNADVDMGVGASYETIFARPVELEEGNYILSTGNRRGDGAVMATLTSFKIEADRQTDLDMYIQPCEENTKVLGKVSLPLSYVSEITGKSENINIPGKGYTAIALVEADKEPTNHLLRDMSGMKDDFDRLGIPLYFVFRDPENRKKFNQADFRPFPSVIMWGTDQGGKLHQQLSRDLQLQNAENLPLVVLLNAEGDVVFISQGYRVGLGTQIMNVMNRK, encoded by the coding sequence ATGATTTATAATAACGCTAAAATTAAATATATGGGGCTTTTTGATAAACTTAGAGGCGAGTTTATAGACATTATTGAATTTCTGGATAATACTCAGGATACAATCGTGTATCGTTTTGAGAGGTATGGTAACGAAATAAAAAATAATGCAAAACTTATTGTTCGTGCAGGACAAATCTTTTTACTACTGACCATATCCTTGCTATACGCGTGCGAGGAAAAGCATTTTATAACCGATGCTACTTATCGGAAGATGGTAGAAGAGGATTTTCAGAAGAAACAGGAAATCTTTGGAAAAACTCCCGGGGATCTGTTTGCCATATTTGATTCCTCTATGACCGTCAAGGAACGGGAAGCATTGATGTTTCTTTATGCTTATTCGCCTTTGATTGATATCTCTTTTTCGGGAGGAGAGTTTTTCTTGAAAAATGTACGTTTGTCTTTTCGAGCTCAAGAAGAAATGCCTTGGGGAAAGGCTGTACCCGAAGAAATATTCCGGCATTTTGTGCTTCCGGTGAGAGGGGGAAAGGAGAACCTGGACTCGGCTCGGGTCGTTTTTTACGAGGAATTGAAGGAGCGGGTGGCTGCTTGTGGGTCTATGGAAAAGGCGGCCTTGGAAGTCAACCACTGGTGCCATGAGCATGTGATATACAAACCGACGAATGCCCGGACCTCCTCTCCTTTAGCCACGAAACAGCGGGCTTACGGGAGATGCGGTGAAGAATCCGTCTTTACCTTGGCAGCCTTGCGAGCCGTGGGTATCCCCGCACGTCAAATATACACGCCTCGTTGGGCGCATTGTGATGACAACCATGCTTGGATAGAAGTTTGGATTGATGGGGAGTGGAAATACCTCGGGGCTTGCGAACCGGAACCCCGTTTAAATATCGCGTGGTTCACGCTGCCCGTGCAACGTGCGTTGTACGTGGAAGCAGAGGTGTTCGGGAAATATGCCGGGGGGAAAAAATACCTTTACGAGAACGGCAATTTTAAAATCTGGGGAAAGGATGGTGGCGAGGGTGAGGAGATTGTTTCCGTGGGAGATAACAGTACGATCGTGAACGTGACTTCTCATTACACGGATTCGGGGCAGAAAAGAGTAATGCAAACGGGAATACTCCATTTGGAAGTAAACGCGAGGGAAGTGAGAAATAGGAAAACGGTCGTGCAAATACTGGACGAAAAAAAACAACCCGTTGAGCATGCAAAAGTAGAATACAAGATATTTAACTATGGGGAATTTTATCCCGTGGTAACTCTCTACTCCGACGAACAGGGAGAAACCGTTTTGACGCTGGCACAAGGCGATTTGTTAGTTTGGGCCACGAAAGGCGAACAATTTGGGTTTGCCCGATTCCCCGTTTCCCGGCAGGATACCCTTGTGATTACCTTGGATAAAAAGACGGGTGACGCCTTTTCGGGGCAATTCAGCTTGGTGCCTCCCGAACAAAGAGATATCAAGGCTTTGACAACCGCTGAGGAAAGAGCCGTGAATGATCGTCGATTTGTTCACGAAGACTCTTTGCGAAATGCCTATATTGCCACCTTCATGACGACAAAGCGGGCGCGTGAAATTGCCGATGAATTGAAAATAGATACAGCTCGTTTTACTCGATACGTGAAAATGGCACGTGGAAATGATTCGGAGATCGAAAAATTATTCCGGCAGGCTCCGGATAAGGAATTAGCCATGCGGTTGTTGGATGTCGTGACGGAAAAAGATTTGCAGGATACTCCGGCTGACGTTTGGCTGGCACATCTGGTACAACAGGGGGATGGTATTGATAACGAGATGTTTCAAAAATATGTTTTAAACCCTAGAATACAGAATGAATTGATCACGGCTTACCGGGAACCGATCAAGGCGGCATTCGGGAGCGAGAGTCTCGAGGGAATGAAGTCGAGCGATCTGGTTGAGAGAATCATGCATAGGGTAGGAGAATATCGGGTGACGGCTTACCCGGTGAAAGTACCCACTCCCCCCGTTGGCGTCTTACGGGCAGGGATAACCGATGCGCTGTCTCGGGATATATTTTTTGTGGCTGTTTGCCGGACCTATTTTATCCCCGCTCGTTTGAGCCCTATTTCGGGTAAGCCGGAATATTATATCGCGGGGGATTGGCACACGGCTGATTTCTCGACTGAAAAATTTGTTCCAAGGGGTAAATTGATGTTACATTACGCGGGTAAACCCGTGAGAGATCCGAAATATTTCTTGAATTTTACAATCGGGAAAATGGAGAACGGACGAGTGCGTACAATTGATTTGGGAAGTAATGCCGACGTGGACATGGGCGTGGGGGCCTCCTACGAAACGATATTTGCACGTCCGGTGGAGTTGGAAGAAGGGAACTATATCCTTTCTACCGGTAACCGCCGCGGCGATGGGGCGGTTATGGCAACGTTGACCTCTTTCAAGATTGAGGCGGACCGACAGACGGATTTGGATATGTATATTCAGCCTTGCGAGGAGAACACGAAAGTGCTGGGAAAAGTCTCTTTACCTTTATCTTACGTGTCGGAAATAACCGGGAAGTCGGAGAATATAAATATTCCGGGGAAAGGGTACACGGCTATCGCTTTGGTGGAAGCCGATAAAGAGCCCACGAATCATTTGTTACGCGATATGAGTGGAATGAAGGATGATTTTGACCGGTTGGGAATACCGCTGTATTTTGTGTTCCGTGATCCGGAGAACCGGAAGAAATTCAATCAAGCCGATTTTCGTCCTTTCCCTTCAGTCATCATGTGGGGAACCGATCAAGGCGGGAAACTGCACCAGCAGTTGAGTCGTGATTTGCAACTGCAAAACGCGGAAAATTTGCCTTTGGTTGTTTTGTTGAACGCGGAAGGTGACGTGGTTTTCATCTCACAAGGTTACCGGGTCGGTTTGGGTACGCAGATCATGAACGTGATGAATCGAAAATGA